A single Cyanobacterium sp. Dongsha4 DNA region contains:
- a CDS encoding BrnA antitoxin family protein encodes MVKDKLITIRIDEDVYDRFKDWARGNNTNISSALRDYIFSCLDPNKSIQNTRQNIDLDLSSHLEGLESNLYSKLYSRLVDELSSQKIVENIDNSSASQDIDIVNTEKAPSESLNLPFDEDRGDKVPEQEKPVSQTKNGKKLIAAWENLESGKRFTRDDIAHLAGFNKSFLSKPEGKMLLKKMFDEEVDEQTGKSSFTKKINNR; translated from the coding sequence ATGGTAAAAGACAAATTAATAACCATCAGGATTGATGAGGATGTGTATGACCGCTTTAAAGATTGGGCAAGAGGTAATAATACTAATATTTCTAGTGCCTTGCGAGATTATATTTTTTCTTGCCTTGACCCCAATAAATCTATACAGAACACTAGACAAAATATAGACCTTGATTTGTCTAGCCACTTAGAAGGCTTAGAGAGTAATCTATACAGCAAACTATACAGTCGTCTAGTCGATGAGTTGTCTAGCCAAAAGATAGTCGAGAATATAGACAATAGTTCAGCTAGTCAGGATATAGACATTGTAAATACAGAAAAAGCCCCTTCAGAATCGCTTAATTTGCCCTTCGATGAAGATAGAGGGGATAAAGTACCTGAACAGGAAAAACCCGTTAGTCAAACGAAAAACGGCAAAAAATTAATAGCGGCTTGGGAAAATTTGGAGTCGGGCAAAAGGTTTACCAGAGACGATATTGCTCATCTAGCTGGTTTCAACAAATCTTTTCTCTCAAAGCCAGAAGGGAAAATGTTGTTAAAAAAAATGTTTGATGAAGAAGTGGATGAGCAAACAGGTAAAAGTTCTTTCACTAAAAAAATAAATAACCGCTAA